TATGAACCTCAAAGTTTGGAAACATCTTTGCCTCACTTGAGACTAGCCAACCTGAGCTTACATTACAATTTGATACCAGCACCCATCATCATGTGGCTGGACAACAAAAGGGACTCATTAACACAGTTTAGGATTAGTGATCAGGAGATCCCAAACGCATTGTTGGGCATGTGAACTTATATAACATAGTTTTCAAATGTTCGCACTACAGCAGTAATATTTGCTTTCATTTTGCATTACCAAGGAATACTATTGATGGTCGTGAGTTAGTACCACCAGTGGTCTTACTGCTTTTAAGAGTACGCCACCAGGAAACCTGCACCTGATAGAAAGCCTCTCATGCATTGCCAATTGATCTACTACACAGAACTACTTACTTGGCCCATTCAACATTGAGAATAAGATGATCATATCCAAATCCTGACACTCCAGCAATAGCTCGGGCTGCATCCTCCCGACGGTGGAAACTGATGAAAGCAAATCCCTGGAGGAGATACAGAAAGGAACACAACTAGGGCAGCCTGCAGCTGGAAATTGAGAGAACATATTGGCACTCTTGATATGAGTACTGACCTTAGACTGTCCTGTGTTCTTGTCCTTGGCCAAGTAGATCCTAGAGATGGAGCCAAAGGGCCTGAACagttcctgcaggtctgtctcaCGGGTGTCCTCAGACAAGTTGGTCACACGGATGGTGGCATTGTCATCAGCTGTCAGGGGAGGCAGCATACATATACTGTGAGTCACTACAAGTTCTTTTTCTTGTCCATACCAGTGAGCAATAGCAGTGCTGCTCCAACAGAGTATGACCACGTTTACAGTAGTGCATGTGCTGCATTCATCTACTATTACttttggggtcgccacagcggatcatccgtttccatttccatTTGACGTCATATGAATGCAGCACATGCTGCATTCATGTGacgtcaaaataaataaataaaaccaaacGGTATTTCGTTGTTCACACCAGGACGTGTTTGATTCTTAGGAAACCCCCCAAATCCGAAGCAAGGATCGTAAGATGGTCACAGATGCTAATTGGCATGGCATTTTATGACCACACAAAATAAAATTTACAATACTTTTAACTTTATTAATGAAAGGTAAACCAAATGAATTCTTATGACCGCTGACTTTCATATCTGAGCTACTGGTTAGACACAGCTGATTGCTTTAGACAAAACTGCAATTTCTTGACAGACAAAATTAGGgtctgtggggaaaaaaataatcctTGTAGTAATTTCCCTTAACAGGCTGAtgcagttttttcccccccagccGGCAGCTTGTAAATCTGGCTACTCCTTTTTGACACAAACACAGCATTAGAAGAAGAGTATAGAGCCTGTAGGTACGTTGACACCCACCTCTGCGGTTCGGCTGCATGGACTCTCCTCTCCGTGTGCCTCCATCCCTCAGGCTGGGAGGCACATACTTCCCAGTCTTGCTCTGTGCTGGCTGGGCAGGTTCGGGTTCCACTGGGGACCCAAAAGACAAACTTTCAAATTTTAGGTGTGAATTGATTTTCTTAGCATATGAATACCTCAGTGACTAACATAAAAATAAACTTACAACTCCATACTTACCCCTCAAAAAGAggttaaacaaaaaacaaacagaaaaaacaagCAACCAAAAAGGTCAAACGGCCTTAGTGCCTGCATAAAGGTGACCATAAAAAGGTAATAAGACAGCAGAGCTGACAAAATGAAATGAGCGCCGAGTTGATAGAATGAACAATTAGAATGAGATGAACAGTGTGAAAAGGTCAATGAGAAGTACTTAACTCTTGTGTGTCATGTAAATTCTAAGAACAAAAACATTGCACCGTGTGACAGTACCAGAGCCAGCAGGTTTCTCCTTATCGCCTGTGGAAAGGCCAAGCTGTTCAGCCAATTCCTTCTGCATTGGCCCCAAAGTGTCCTTGTAAGGGCATCGGGTGGTCCAATGGTCCCCTTTGCAGATGCGACAAGACACAATCTTCTGTCCTTTCAACTTGTTCATGGGATCTTCATCTTGGTCTTGGGCATTCAAGTCCTGCAAAAAGGTAGGAAAAAAACCAAACAGATTTATTACATTCTTAACTAATTAATGCCCATAACCAAACTAAAAGCACATCAACATGTTCAGTCTTGACATTAGTTGTTAAGGACATTGTCATTAATCACACTGGACCCTCACCTCTTTGCTGGAGATAAATGTCATGAAGACATCATCACTGACTGTAGTGGTAGCAACATTAGGACCTGGGGCATCAAACTCAGAGTTGCCAAATTTCTTCCAGTTCTGAAATAAGATGAAGTGTTTCATGTAGAAATATGAGAATCTCTTGTATTCATTGATCCCAAACTTGATGCCACTCTGACCAATTTCAAGTTAAAAGCATACCTTTCTCCTGGCAACAGCTTTTGAGGCTTTCCTTGTCTCAATTTTAAACGTGCGTACAATCTAGAGATGGTCAAATAGAGCAGTATCACTCAAGGCATTCATTTTAATCACTATGACTAAGTGCATTCAAAATTTGACAATATATGGAATAAAGGATCTTCCACCCACTCACATTAATCAAAATAGCGCAGTGAACAGATCACCCAAGGTGTTCATTTTAATCACTTTAACTAATTTAAGTGCATTCAAAATTTGACCATGATATGAAATTACCTTGAATTTCTTTCCATCTTCATCTATTTTATACTCTGTTATGGTTTTGATGTTTCCTTTGATAGTTTCTTTGGGTGATGGTAGAGTACCTGCAAAAGAAATATTCAACATTAGTAAATCAATCAAAGAAAATTTTATTTTAAGATACTAGGGAGCGAACTGTAATGAAGTGTTCAAACAGCTTTAAAATGATGCAGTAGCTGGAGTTGTGAcatggggaaattatgtttcCTAGGGTGTCTTTTGGGCTGAGGGCACAGTTTGTATCTTGAAACTTTTGACGGTACAATACAATCAAATATATTTGGAATAAATACGACTTTGGTTGGTAACAACTCAAAGCAGAATTTCTAATTATAAAAATGTTTGTTCACAGACTGGACAATAACTTTGACAGATGTTACCTACcctttacgcttaggcagctaaCGTTACACCCAAGAAAGGCATGCTTATATCGCAGTGTTAAATGACATTTATTCTTCCCATACTAAATGAAAGACTACCATTAGATTGATATGTGGTAAAATTAGCAACAGATTTCCGTCAATGTGATATAGCCTTGCTCGACAGTTAGGTAACAAGTTGGTGACAGCCTACGTCATTGTCATCAGGCCACTGCATGTCGATGGCTATTACATTTTGGAATTTAACTTGGTTACCGTTTACACTTATTGGTTGACTTTAATATCTTAAGAGAAATAAACAACTACAGAGAGAATGTGTTTATTTACTGCGGAAAGCTATACAACCATGTGGATGTGGAAGCCGCCAAGCTGCCCTTCTCTATCCCGCAAGAAACCTAGAATGCTCGCCGTGCactgctaactagctagctagctagctagcgtaaCGGTTTACCTTCATCTCCTTCTTCTTCGACTTGATCAGCCCAACTGGGCTTGGAACTGGGGGAAAGAATAACATGTAACGTTATTCGGTTAAGTATCTCAAAACACGGGTAACAAACCGTAAATGTTACTTGTAATACTCACTCGTCGTATTCAATCGACGGCATCCTTTCAACCAGCTTAGGCTCCAGGGTTGCAAAAGAGCTGGTAGCGTGAGCCTAGCCGCTACCAGACTTACTTCCGGGCGAAATGAGTTTGGGTTACTTCACAGCTAAAGTTCCGGTTCAACTGGCAAATAGGTTAACGTGTCAACTTCACAATAAAAGCTCCACCGCACACTTGCGACgtcacatctactactactactactactactgctactttcgggaatttacgtggaagaacaggtcagggtcattacagtctcgtattgactattggttgatttctgatccattatctgaacatgtctcttcagttaaaatgttaccaacacccttgatggatcataaaactatctttttggagctgtatatgtctactagtcatcaaactaaaagagtcaactcatattggaaattaaataattctctcttattgaatgaatctttggtaaaggagattaaaataaaaatagatgaatgctgggataaggcatgtgctgaaaatatgtagcatcttcaagctcccacagtatgcgggcatcacagccctggagccatacctagctcaagtgaaactggtagcaagtcacgaCCAgcggagcacccaagacactgctgctcatgttgccctggcgctcgaagggaatgcgctgcaggtattgctcgaccttatgccgtcagaacagcaggattacgagactctagaccgacgctttggtcaacgggtctctactgacagcatgcgagaccgactggcccgccggcgccgccaagagggcgagaccctgagaacctatgcagcagacgtgcacttctttgcacatcgtggctaccccacctttgatccagcagctcgtgacgagttagccctgagtgccttcatccaggggctcaccccagagaggttgaaggagcacctccgcatcacggcacctgcagccttcaagactgcattggaagaggcagagagggtggaggctgtgatggccccacacaaccaaccaagaccccgagtgcgtcaggctgaggtccacgcagatgaaggagacgtcgaaagaggggtcgtctgccaggcttgtccgtcaccacgccgaaagcaaccaggacgacgccaaccacccttcagaccttggtcgcctcgtgatccatgctaccgctgtggagaagcggggcacaaggcgcgtgactgccctgcccctgcaccaggatgccgtagcactccccagtcggaaaactagaatggggtggcaccgcggggagactgctacccagccaactgaccatatcccccattaagaactcttcccagatcggcagagtgggccacgcacacggtctctatctttgttgctccattggtggacaccgctgctgggcccttgtggacacagggtccaccatctccattgtgcgtccaggggtgctgccagagacagagtggaggcccaccacctgtaaaatcagaactgtgactggggaactaaccagcatgctggggaagagagcactgcaggtgcgggcagggaaagttgcagccacccacgagttttggttggctgaaatacaagacccttgcatcatcgggctagattcgctgactcgctggggggctctggtcgatgtgtcgagtaatgccattcaccttggcacagagaccctggccctctggcgccgtccagagaggaaggtgggatgtatccacatccagcaaactccacctgtcaccatgccgccgccgccgcccccacctccactgccaaccaaggggatgacgacactgcccagccTACCAACAATGAcaacgaccctcattgaggctaccattcctcagacaccctcgccggacactgttgccgccatccaggatctgtatcagcggagcagtgaagggctggaccctcagcagagtcaacagctgaaagacctgctccaacagttcgctgagattttcgctgcacgtgaagaggagtgcacccagaccaacctggtgcagcacacaatcgacactggtaacaaccccacccattagactgcgaccctaccggttagcgcttgccaagcgtgaagctgcagagcggatgattctagagatggctgcggccgggttgatagagccatccaatagcccttgggccgcccctgccatccttgtcaaaaagaaagatgacacctggaggttctgtgtggactttcgtcggctgaacaatgcaactcgcaaggactcctaccccttgccccgcattgacgacgctctggaccacatcgcagggtcacagtgattcagctcacttgacctacggagcggttactggcaggtggagctggcatcagaagccagacccaagatggccttcaccatcggtcagggactctggcagtttcgtgtgatgccctttggtctctgcaatgcccccgccacgttcgagagactaatggagagggtgctggctcacattccccgcgaccggtgcgtggtttaccttgatgaccttctggttcatgccgctgacttcgagctggccctagagaacctccgtcaggtcttccaagccattcggggggcggccCTGTGCCtacaccccaagaaatgcaatctccttcgacgtgagaccaagtttttgggccatgtggtgggggcagagggcgtggcccctgatcctactaaggtggaggcggtcgagaaatggccagttccgcgaaacgtcagcgaggtgcgtagcttcacggggctcgtctcctacgaccgacgttttgtccgcaactttgcctccattgccagtcccctacaccgtctcaccgagaagggacgggagttccactgggacgacaactgtgcagccgcctttgcccggctccgcactgccttgatcactgcacccatcctggcccttcctgatcctaagtgccgcttcatcgtggacacagacgccagcaatgtggggctgggggccgtcctgtctcaggaagttgctgggggagagagagtggtggcttactacagtcgtgtcttgagccgccctgaacgcaa
The nucleotide sequence above comes from Lampris incognitus isolate fLamInc1 chromosome 10, fLamInc1.hap2, whole genome shotgun sequence. Encoded proteins:
- the eif3g gene encoding eukaryotic translation initiation factor 3 subunit G, translated to MPSIEYDDSKPSWADQVEEEGDEGTLPSPKETIKGNIKTITEYKIDEDGKKFKIVRTFKIETRKASKAVARRKNWKKFGNSEFDAPGPNVATTTVSDDVFMTFISSKEDLNAQDQDEDPMNKLKGQKIVSCRICKGDHWTTRCPYKDTLGPMQKELAEQLGLSTGDKEKPAGSVEPEPAQPAQSKTGKYVPPSLRDGGTRRGESMQPNRRADDNATIRVTNLSEDTRETDLQELFRPFGSISRIYLAKDKNTGQSKGFAFISFHRREDAARAIAGVSGFGYDHLILNVEWAKPSNN